A single genomic interval of Sporosarcina sp. ANT_H38 harbors:
- a CDS encoding GyrI-like domain-containing protein, translating into MLSIGKTARLVRMTVKAIKYYEEIGIVKPAFVNPDSGYRFYASKEQQQLMRIKILRSFGVSLSDILSEGDEQMEILLMKRGQQIEQEMDKLKVMKEALEMYLTKEEIQMETRIVEIEDFKVKGYGLKGPLAQIPSKWQILNSEIEGNSVVVEESFGVCLAMEGEEIHYIAGIKSNLSEGFPDTEEVIIPGGKFIVATVEGGIPGIPATYDAIIKMDTITLRECYDFERYIHPVGFTEDVIEIWMPIN; encoded by the coding sequence ATGTTGTCCATAGGAAAAACGGCTCGCCTCGTCAGGATGACAGTAAAGGCTATCAAATATTATGAAGAGATTGGAATTGTTAAGCCGGCTTTCGTTAACCCTGATTCAGGCTACCGGTTTTATGCGTCAAAAGAGCAGCAACAACTTATGCGTATAAAGATACTTAGAAGTTTTGGGGTGTCCCTTTCAGATATTCTTTCTGAAGGAGATGAGCAAATGGAGATACTACTTATGAAAAGAGGACAACAGATTGAGCAGGAAATGGACAAGTTGAAAGTAATGAAAGAAGCGCTTGAAATGTATTTGACTAAGGAGGAGATTCAGATGGAAACACGTATTGTTGAAATTGAGGATTTCAAAGTGAAAGGGTATGGACTGAAAGGACCGCTAGCGCAAATTCCGAGTAAATGGCAGATATTGAATTCGGAAATTGAGGGAAATAGTGTCGTCGTTGAAGAGTCATTTGGAGTTTGTTTAGCAATGGAAGGTGAAGAGATTCATTATATCGCAGGCATCAAATCGAATCTTTCTGAAGGTTTTCCGGATACAGAAGAAGTCATCATACCTGGCGGGAAGTTCATCGTTGCTACAGTCGAAGGCGGAATTCCAGGGATACCAGCTACGTACGACGCAATTATTAAAATGGACACCATCACATTGAGAGAATGCTATGATTTTGAGCGGTACATCCATCCCGTAGGCTTTACCGAAGATGTCATCGAGATTTGGATGCCCATCAATTGA
- a CDS encoding GyrI-like domain-containing protein produces METRTVEVEEFKIKGYGLKGPLSEIPGKWDVLNTELAEKDIVVEESFGLCLAMKDAEIHYIAGIKSNLAERLQNIEEAVVPAGKFIVAKVEGGISGIQSAFNELMKMDGIQLRNSFSFERYIHAEGSDGYEIEVWLPIE; encoded by the coding sequence ATGGAAACACGCACCGTAGAAGTTGAGGAGTTCAAGATTAAAGGCTATGGATTGAAAGGACCGCTGTCAGAAATTCCGGGTAAATGGGATGTGCTGAATACGGAACTTGCTGAGAAAGATATCGTTGTGGAAGAATCATTTGGTCTTTGCCTTGCGATGAAAGACGCTGAAATTCACTACATCGCTGGCATCAAATCGAATCTTGCCGAAAGGTTGCAAAATATAGAAGAAGCTGTCGTGCCAGCTGGCAAGTTCATAGTCGCTAAGGTAGAAGGTGGAATTTCCGGGATTCAGTCAGCTTTCAACGAACTTATGAAAATGGATGGTATTCAACTGCGAAATAGTTTTAGTTTTGAACGATACATTCATGCTGAAGGCTCAGATGGGTATGAGATTGAAGTTTGGCTGCCGATTGAGTAA
- a CDS encoding carbon starvation protein A, which yields MITFFSAIVLLIVAYFTYGKLIEKIFDPADARKTPAYANADGIDYVPMSKQKNALIQLLNIAGTGPIFGPIMGALFGPVAFIWIVFGAIFAGAVHDYLTGMISIRNRGAHIPELAGKFLGNVSKHIVNVFALLLLLLVGTVFVTTPASLLSLLLNGKVALWILITVIFIYYFLSTILPIDKIIGRFYPYFGAVLLIGTIGVGGALLFSDYTIPELTLANLHPDNVPIFPILFFTITCGALSGFHATQSPIISRTVEKESQGRYVFYGMMITEAVIAMIWAAAAMSMLDGQTLSEFIKTGTPSSVVNEVSMTLLGAIGGTIAVLGAVVLPITSGDTAFRAARSIIADYLKIDQKKVVKRLMIAVPLFAISALLTQIDFNILWRYFSWANQATAAIALWIATMYLFIKGKNYFVSLVPALFITYMVFVYILNAKIGFSLDLKLSFIVGIVLTVILTVMFFVKAKKNKANKIETDVIVE from the coding sequence ATGATTACATTTTTCAGCGCGATAGTACTGTTAATTGTTGCATATTTTACATACGGGAAATTAATTGAAAAGATTTTTGACCCAGCCGATGCTAGAAAAACGCCTGCTTATGCAAATGCTGATGGTATCGATTATGTACCAATGAGTAAACAAAAAAATGCGTTAATCCAGCTACTAAATATAGCAGGAACAGGTCCGATTTTTGGACCTATTATGGGTGCTTTATTTGGTCCAGTCGCGTTTATATGGATTGTTTTTGGAGCGATTTTTGCCGGAGCCGTGCATGACTATTTAACAGGCATGATTTCGATTCGGAATAGAGGAGCGCATATTCCGGAATTAGCCGGTAAGTTCTTAGGGAATGTTTCTAAGCATATTGTAAACGTTTTCGCTTTATTGCTTCTACTATTAGTCGGAACAGTATTTGTTACGACACCAGCCTCACTATTAAGTCTATTATTGAATGGTAAAGTAGCTCTATGGATTTTGATTACTGTTATTTTTATTTATTATTTCTTATCTACAATTTTGCCGATTGATAAGATCATTGGTAGATTCTATCCGTATTTCGGAGCTGTTCTGTTGATTGGTACAATAGGTGTTGGTGGAGCTTTACTATTCTCGGATTATACGATTCCAGAATTGACGTTAGCCAACTTACATCCTGATAATGTACCTATTTTTCCAATCCTGTTCTTTACAATTACTTGTGGTGCTCTATCTGGTTTTCACGCGACACAATCACCGATTATTTCTCGAACAGTTGAAAAAGAATCACAAGGTCGGTATGTCTTTTATGGCATGATGATTACGGAAGCAGTTATCGCAATGATCTGGGCTGCTGCAGCAATGAGTATGTTGGATGGGCAAACATTAAGTGAGTTTATAAAAACTGGTACGCCTTCTTCTGTTGTGAACGAAGTATCTATGACGTTACTTGGGGCTATTGGTGGAACAATTGCTGTATTAGGTGCTGTCGTACTTCCGATTACATCAGGAGATACAGCGTTCCGTGCTGCACGCTCAATCATTGCAGATTACTTAAAGATTGATCAGAAAAAAGTTGTTAAACGGTTAATGATTGCTGTTCCTCTATTCGCTATATCTGCTTTGCTTACACAAATTGACTTCAATATTTTGTGGAGATACTTCTCGTGGGCGAACCAAGCAACAGCGGCTATCGCGTTGTGGATTGCGACCATGTATCTATTTATTAAAGGTAAAAATTATTTCGTTTCGTTAGTACCAGCCTTGTTTATCACCTATATGGTTTTTGTTTATATCTTAAACGCGAAAATAGGATTTAGCTTAGACTTGAAACTATCCTTTATTGTTGGAATCGTTTTAACTGTAATTTTGACAGTAATGTTCTTTGTGAAAGCTAAGAAAAATAAGGCGAATAAGATTGAAACGGATGTAATTGTTGAATAA
- a CDS encoding LytTR family DNA-binding domain-containing protein, with product MMRTIRTLIVDDERYAREELSYLLGQFPDIQVVGEAESGESAILKALQLLPDVVFLDVEMPKMNGVEAAKTLVGLKKVPFIIFATAYPQFAAEAFRINAIDYLLKPYDEEQLKQTIERIKKVVYPPLAADNREKLGKLAVEAGGEIDYILPQDILYMYRDEKVTKIITRTNKHEVRITLKELESRLIPFSFFRIHKGYLVNLNYVSRLTPWFNGAYQLELEGLDEKLSVSRNYIKDLRQRLEL from the coding sequence GTGATGCGGACGATCCGTACTCTAATCGTAGACGACGAACGATATGCACGTGAAGAATTATCGTATTTACTCGGGCAATTTCCGGATATTCAAGTAGTGGGGGAAGCTGAAAGTGGGGAATCCGCCATTTTAAAAGCACTACAACTTCTCCCGGATGTAGTGTTTCTGGATGTGGAAATGCCAAAAATGAACGGGGTTGAGGCTGCTAAAACGCTGGTGGGTTTAAAGAAAGTACCATTCATCATTTTTGCAACTGCCTATCCCCAATTTGCCGCAGAAGCATTTCGGATCAATGCCATTGATTATTTATTGAAACCGTATGATGAGGAGCAGCTGAAACAAACGATAGAGAGGATTAAAAAAGTAGTATATCCACCTCTAGCAGCTGACAATAGAGAGAAACTCGGGAAATTGGCGGTAGAAGCAGGCGGCGAAATCGATTATATTCTTCCTCAAGATATCTTATATATGTATAGGGATGAAAAAGTGACCAAAATCATTACCCGAACAAACAAGCATGAAGTGCGGATAACATTAAAAGAACTTGAAAGTCGATTGATACCGTTTTCGTTTTTTCGAATACATAAAGGATATCTTGTCAATTTGAATTACGTCAGTCGATTGACCCCCTGGTTTAACGGGGCTTATCAGCTTGAATTGGAGGGCTTGGATGAAAAGCTTTCTGTAAGCAGAAATTATATTAAGGATCTGCGGCAACGGTTGGAATTATGA
- a CDS encoding sensor histidine kinase has product MLDLLVIMLERVGMIVAVAFILTRFQFFKNLVHHDKLDRKQELTAILFFGFFGIVGTYFGVALDTNTLHFNSVAISLSSDEAIANSRVIGVVVAGLLGGYRLGVGAGLIAGIHRMTLGGFTAVSCGLSTIVAGVVAGAFYRKGNALKPLTVFGIGALAEAMQMSMILLLSKPFEKAFTLVEVIGVPMILANGVGAALFLLIVRNLISEQEKMTALQAQKTLRIANQTLGYLRKGMSTETAMAVCNILYRELEPSAVAMTNQTDILAHVGIASDHHHIGSPIRTDETKGVIHHGELVVVNDGTIHCDYPGCRLGAAVIAPLIRRGETIGTLKLYYPSEKVITDVSIELIAGLSSLLSNQLEIAETDRAYQLAKEAEINALQAQINPHFLFNAMNIIVSLIRTDPDQARKLLMSLSYFMRQNVTGTTASQISLEQELSHVKAYLEIIEARFIDRLTILYDVDDTLLNERIPPFTLQPIVENAIHHGINDMEKNSIIQVTVRSLATEIEITVTDNGKGIAPERLAVLGVTQLESTTGTGLGLFNVNRRLMMTFGDQAALSIISEPNDGTVISFRIPKLEVDE; this is encoded by the coding sequence CTGTTAGACTTGCTTGTCATAATGTTGGAAAGAGTGGGCATGATTGTAGCAGTAGCCTTCATTTTGACCCGTTTTCAGTTCTTTAAAAATTTGGTCCATCACGATAAATTGGATAGGAAGCAAGAGCTTACAGCTATCTTATTCTTTGGTTTTTTTGGCATTGTTGGAACGTACTTCGGGGTTGCTCTCGATACGAATACATTACATTTTAATAGTGTCGCGATCTCATTGTCGTCTGATGAGGCCATTGCAAACTCGCGTGTCATTGGTGTGGTTGTCGCGGGACTATTAGGTGGCTATCGTTTAGGGGTTGGCGCAGGTTTAATTGCTGGCATTCATCGCATGACATTGGGGGGATTTACAGCTGTTTCCTGCGGTCTTTCAACAATAGTAGCCGGAGTTGTCGCAGGTGCTTTTTACCGGAAAGGGAATGCGCTTAAACCACTTACTGTGTTTGGCATCGGTGCACTTGCAGAAGCGATGCAAATGAGTATGATTCTGTTGCTTTCCAAACCATTTGAGAAAGCATTCACTTTGGTTGAGGTAATCGGTGTGCCTATGATTCTGGCCAATGGTGTCGGGGCGGCTCTTTTTCTGCTGATTGTCCGTAATTTGATAAGTGAACAGGAGAAGATGACTGCACTGCAGGCCCAGAAAACGTTGCGCATTGCTAACCAGACACTCGGTTACTTGCGAAAAGGGATGAGCACGGAAACCGCAATGGCTGTATGCAATATTCTCTACCGTGAACTGGAACCCAGTGCTGTTGCTATGACCAATCAAACGGATATACTGGCTCATGTTGGAATTGCAAGTGACCATCATCATATAGGCAGCCCCATTCGAACGGATGAAACAAAGGGTGTAATTCATCATGGTGAGCTTGTTGTAGTCAATGACGGCACGATTCACTGTGATTATCCGGGATGTCGATTAGGTGCGGCGGTCATTGCGCCATTGATACGACGTGGAGAAACGATTGGGACGCTAAAACTGTATTATCCATCTGAAAAAGTCATTACGGATGTCAGCATTGAATTGATTGCGGGATTGAGCTCGCTGTTAAGCAATCAATTAGAAATCGCAGAAACCGACCGTGCCTACCAGTTGGCGAAAGAAGCGGAAATCAACGCATTGCAGGCACAAATTAACCCCCATTTTTTATTTAACGCCATGAATATTATTGTGTCCTTGATTCGCACGGATCCTGATCAAGCACGGAAATTGTTGATGTCCTTGTCCTATTTTATGCGGCAAAATGTTACAGGAACAACGGCATCCCAAATATCATTGGAACAAGAACTGTCGCATGTCAAAGCGTATTTGGAAATTATCGAAGCTAGGTTTATAGACAGACTAACCATCCTGTATGACGTGGATGACACTCTATTAAATGAAAGGATTCCTCCCTTTACCTTGCAACCAATTGTTGAAAATGCTATACACCATGGTATTAATGATATGGAGAAAAACAGTATCATACAAGTGACCGTGCGTAGTCTTGCTACAGAAATTGAAATCACAGTGACAGACAATGGCAAAGGAATAGCACCTGAACGACTTGCTGTTTTGGGCGTGACACAGCTTGAATCCACAACGGGAACCGGGTTAGGACTATTCAATGTTAATCGTCGCTTAATGATGACGTTTGGTGACCAAGCTGCATTATCCATTATAAGTGAACCGAATGATGGGACAGTAATTTCATTTCGTATTCCCAAATTGGAGGTAGATGAGTGA
- a CDS encoding maltose acetyltransferase domain-containing protein yields MKSEKEKMLAGELYRPSDLELTKERENARRLTRLYNETLENEYSERTRLLKELFGSTGKDLYIEPSLRCDYGCNVHVGENFFANFDSVFLDVCEIRIGDNCMIAPGVHIYTATHPLDPTERNSGVEYGKPVTIGNNVWIGGRAVINPGVTIGNNVVIASGAIVTKNVTDNVIVGGNPAKIIKEIDVK; encoded by the coding sequence ATGAAATCAGAGAAAGAAAAAATGCTAGCTGGCGAATTGTATCGTCCCTCGGATCTTGAATTAACAAAAGAACGGGAAAACGCTCGTCGGTTAACGAGGTTATATAATGAGACGTTGGAAAATGAATATAGTGAGCGGACTAGATTATTAAAAGAGTTGTTTGGTTCAACTGGCAAGGATTTATATATTGAACCTAGCTTGCGTTGTGACTATGGTTGTAATGTCCATGTCGGTGAAAACTTTTTCGCCAATTTTGATAGCGTGTTTTTGGATGTATGTGAAATTAGGATTGGTGATAATTGCATGATTGCTCCAGGTGTACATATTTACACCGCTACTCACCCATTAGATCCTACTGAAAGAAATTCCGGTGTCGAATACGGCAAACCTGTAACGATTGGCAATAATGTGTGGATTGGTGGAAGAGCTGTTATTAACCCTGGAGTAACCATCGGAAATAATGTGGTAATCGCTTCAGGCGCGATTGTAACAAAAAATGTAACGGATAATGTGATTGTAGGTGGGAACCCGGCGAAGATTATTAAAGAGATTGACGTAAAGTGA
- a CDS encoding NAD-dependent epimerase/dehydratase family protein, whose product MEKKTALIVGVTGLVGKELLQNLLQSEQYKQVITVVRKSLDITNPKLLEIIVDFEKLGYIASSLVADDIFCCLGTTIKKAKTKEAMYKVDVDYTLTIAKLAYANGAKQFLVISALSANPKSSIFYSKMKGELELKLARIPYESIAILRPSLLLGKRDEFRLAESITAAAFKLVPFIFQGPFKKYKAIEGKDIALAMYKIAQLNKPGVAIYPSEQLAILSQ is encoded by the coding sequence TTGGAAAAGAAAACTGCACTTATCGTTGGTGTAACTGGTCTTGTTGGGAAAGAGCTACTTCAGAATCTTTTACAATCAGAGCAATATAAGCAAGTGATTACGGTAGTTAGAAAATCGCTCGATATAACCAATCCAAAGTTACTAGAGATTATTGTTGATTTTGAAAAGCTTGGGTATATCGCAAGTAGTTTGGTTGCTGATGATATTTTTTGTTGCTTAGGTACGACAATCAAGAAAGCAAAGACGAAGGAAGCGATGTATAAAGTTGATGTTGACTACACGTTAACGATCGCTAAGCTTGCTTATGCAAATGGAGCAAAGCAATTTTTAGTAATCAGTGCGTTGAGTGCCAATCCTAAGTCATCGATTTTCTATTCGAAAATGAAGGGTGAATTGGAATTGAAACTCGCTAGGATTCCGTATGAATCAATCGCAATCCTACGACCATCACTTTTACTTGGGAAGCGTGACGAATTCAGACTGGCTGAGAGTATAACGGCTGCCGCATTTAAACTCGTTCCGTTTATTTTTCAAGGTCCGTTCAAAAAATATAAAGCAATTGAAGGTAAAGACATCGCACTTGCTATGTACAAAATAGCCCAACTAAATAAGCCTGGCGTTGCAATTTATCCATCAGAACAGTTAGCAATTCTCTCACAATAA
- a CDS encoding DMT family transporter, which yields MRKYIGEIGLIITAIIWGSGFVASAVSLEYYTPYQILAGRFLIGVTILCVLFYKRLKNIKRSTLIKGTILGLFLYIAFVLQTVGLQYTTPSKNAFLTAVNVVIVPFIGFLLYKRKIDMFELVGAVTALVGVAVLSLQLSSEINIGDLLTLGCAVGFAFHIFYTAKFVKDEDPVLITIVQLVIAAVMAWIVVLFRGETTFTVESEGLLPLVYLGVFSTTIAYLMQTVAQKFITETKAAIILSTEAFWGTAFSVMILSEVMTTKMIIGAILILVAIIISETKFSFLKRKRVEIG from the coding sequence ATGCGGAAATATATTGGTGAAATAGGACTTATTATTACAGCAATCATCTGGGGAAGTGGATTTGTTGCTAGTGCAGTGTCGCTGGAATATTACACGCCCTATCAGATTTTGGCGGGGAGATTTTTAATAGGAGTAACTATTCTATGCGTTCTATTTTATAAAAGGTTGAAGAATATCAAGAGAAGTACGCTTATTAAAGGAACTATATTAGGACTCTTTCTCTATATTGCTTTCGTGCTACAAACAGTAGGATTACAATATACGACACCTTCAAAAAACGCATTTTTAACGGCGGTAAATGTCGTTATCGTTCCTTTTATAGGGTTTTTACTGTACAAGCGGAAAATTGACATGTTTGAATTAGTTGGAGCAGTTACGGCTTTGGTTGGCGTAGCGGTATTATCACTCCAATTATCCTCCGAAATAAACATAGGGGATTTGTTGACGTTAGGCTGTGCGGTTGGCTTTGCATTCCATATTTTCTACACGGCGAAATTTGTCAAAGATGAGGATCCAGTTCTTATCACGATTGTGCAACTGGTAATAGCGGCGGTCATGGCTTGGATTGTTGTATTGTTCAGAGGGGAAACGACCTTCACAGTAGAATCGGAGGGTCTGCTCCCGCTTGTTTACCTAGGTGTTTTTTCAACAACAATCGCCTATTTAATGCAAACAGTTGCTCAGAAATTTATTACAGAAACAAAAGCTGCAATCATCCTATCGACAGAAGCTTTTTGGGGAACGGCATTTTCCGTCATGATTTTAAGCGAAGTCATGACAACAAAAATGATCATCGGAGCAATTCTTATCCTTGTTGCGATTATTATATCCGAAACAAAGTTTAGTTTTCTGAAGAGGAAAAGGGTTGAAATAGGGTGA
- a CDS encoding nitronate monooxygenase family protein, with product MSKLKLMAMLGTEHPIIQAPMAGVTTPEFVAASAEAGILGSVGAGYLSAHETRQFIRQVRERTEKLIAVNLFVPEQVEVDPLYLRQAYEALQPIGKQLCLPFWEVPLSESEFDRQVQVVVEESVKICSFTFGLPDEKTVRLLKENDIYLIGTATTVEEAKLAEQAGMDAIVAQGSEAGGHRGSFSGELTLISLDELLRGIITTVQIPVIAAGGIANKEMTKNALSAGAQAVQIGTALLASDESGAHPLYKKAVLDADEGCTVLTKAFSGKTARGIRNRFINEMKEANIAPYPYQNDLTKGLRKAAAKQGKNEFMSLWAGESVHLSTSGNLKAIIERLI from the coding sequence ATGAGTAAGCTGAAATTGATGGCAATGTTAGGAACTGAACACCCTATAATCCAAGCCCCAATGGCGGGGGTGACGACGCCAGAATTTGTGGCGGCATCTGCGGAAGCGGGCATACTTGGTTCAGTTGGAGCCGGTTATCTTTCAGCCCATGAGACGCGTCAGTTTATCCGCCAAGTGAGGGAGAGGACGGAGAAGTTGATTGCGGTTAACTTGTTTGTTCCGGAACAGGTTGAAGTTGACCCGCTGTATTTGCGGCAAGCGTATGAGGCGTTACAACCAATTGGAAAGCAGCTCTGTCTCCCCTTTTGGGAAGTACCGCTGTCGGAATCTGAATTTGATAGGCAAGTCCAAGTAGTAGTAGAAGAAAGCGTGAAAATCTGTTCATTTACATTCGGATTGCCGGATGAGAAAACAGTGCGATTATTGAAAGAAAATGACATTTATCTCATCGGGACAGCAACGACAGTGGAAGAGGCGAAACTGGCGGAACAAGCAGGTATGGATGCAATCGTTGCACAAGGAAGTGAGGCAGGCGGGCACCGGGGGTCCTTTTCTGGTGAATTAACGTTGATTTCTCTGGATGAATTGCTTAGAGGGATAATTACAACTGTTCAAATTCCAGTCATTGCCGCAGGAGGCATTGCGAATAAAGAAATGACTAAAAATGCACTATCAGCAGGTGCGCAAGCTGTTCAAATTGGGACAGCACTTCTCGCTAGTGATGAAAGTGGCGCACATCCGTTATATAAAAAGGCGGTTTTAGATGCGGATGAAGGATGTACAGTGCTAACGAAAGCTTTTTCGGGAAAAACAGCACGCGGCATTCGCAACCGTTTCATTAATGAGATGAAAGAAGCCAACATTGCGCCATATCCGTATCAGAATGACCTAACAAAAGGACTTCGTAAAGCAGCCGCGAAGCAAGGAAAGAATGAATTTATGTCGTTGTGGGCGGGCGAAAGTGTTCATTTAAGTACTAGTGGAAATTTGAAAGCTATCATCGAACGACTTATTTAA
- a CDS encoding copper resistance D family protein, producing MFMVIVSEILLYLCVSLLLGSFLIALVPSSFRPQVNVPRSVQIIATIGIAVFSFAPVLLLVMHLYKNMGLSQTLQTVLLTFEVGKAWIFTFIVVNVLFIFIVWFDDRNKPIYSYIGITIVVILIMGIGWASHASSLDHVKGFITHTSHFIAVSIWVGILLVVSWFSKDHSNWLNFLKWFSPVAIICFSITIVSGLILMTFVVEFNEYTNAWMLPYGQLLLLKHITIIPLLVYAGINSVLIRKRLLKDHDFNPIPWTRVESILILVIFSITAALGQQSPPNGNTLENEGPSKLFSFFYQGQFQPGMNVELVANATGLSLILLAILLVILTVYSFIKRAPGIVTFILSVLFIFTSYLALILSIQ from the coding sequence ATGTTTATGGTAATTGTTAGTGAAATACTTTTATATCTTTGCGTATCGCTTCTTTTAGGTAGTTTTCTTATAGCTCTTGTACCGAGTTCTTTTCGACCGCAAGTAAACGTTCCAAGAAGTGTGCAAATTATAGCTACAATCGGTATCGCAGTTTTCTCGTTTGCACCTGTCTTATTGTTAGTTATGCATTTGTATAAAAATATGGGGCTTTCTCAAACACTCCAAACCGTTCTACTTACTTTTGAAGTAGGCAAAGCATGGATTTTCACTTTTATTGTTGTCAATGTCTTGTTCATTTTTATCGTTTGGTTTGATGATCGTAACAAGCCTATTTACTCTTATATAGGAATCACTATTGTTGTCATTTTAATCATGGGAATCGGTTGGGCTAGTCACGCTAGTTCCCTTGATCATGTCAAAGGATTCATAACGCATACAAGTCATTTTATTGCGGTGAGTATTTGGGTAGGAATCTTGCTAGTGGTTAGCTGGTTTTCAAAAGATCATTCAAACTGGTTGAATTTCTTGAAATGGTTCTCGCCTGTTGCCATTATTTGTTTTAGCATCACCATTGTGTCAGGGCTTATTTTAATGACATTTGTAGTGGAGTTTAATGAATATACCAATGCATGGATGCTTCCGTATGGTCAATTATTATTACTAAAACATATAACGATCATTCCGTTACTGGTATATGCAGGGATCAACAGCGTACTTATTAGAAAGAGGTTACTTAAGGATCATGACTTCAATCCAATACCTTGGACAAGAGTAGAAAGCATACTTATCCTAGTTATTTTTTCTATAACGGCTGCATTAGGTCAACAATCACCGCCCAATGGAAACACATTGGAAAATGAAGGACCTTCAAAGCTTTTCAGTTTCTTTTATCAAGGTCAGTTTCAACCAGGAATGAATGTCGAACTTGTAGCAAATGCCACAGGACTGTCCCTTATACTGTTAGCGATTCTTTTAGTCATTTTAACTGTGTACTCATTTATTAAGAGAGCACCGGGAATCGTAACTTTCATTTTGAGTGTCCTTTTCATTTTTACAAGTTATTTAGCTCTAATACTCAGTATCCAATAG
- a CDS encoding copper resistance CopC family protein, with protein MKKLLLITLVFMFAFATNALAHTGLEISSPEDGEIITEELREISLTFEGKVEQSSTFELNNSNGQSIPIEEVSIEETQMTGTFPSTVENGDYTVVWNIIGADGHPITGEFSFTVDVPVSETPVENEDEANSQDINQEETPLENVEDTKTNEQSQLPSYLIPVIVIVIIAIIVGIFVGLRRKK; from the coding sequence GTGAAAAAGTTATTATTAATTACATTGGTCTTCATGTTCGCTTTTGCAACCAACGCTCTTGCACATACGGGACTAGAGATTTCTTCACCAGAAGACGGAGAGATTATTACAGAGGAATTGCGTGAAATATCCTTAACTTTCGAAGGGAAAGTGGAACAAAGCAGTACGTTTGAATTAAATAATTCAAACGGCCAGTCTATCCCTATAGAAGAGGTTTCTATAGAAGAAACACAAATGACAGGTACCTTTCCAAGTACTGTAGAAAATGGAGACTATACTGTTGTTTGGAACATTATTGGGGCAGACGGTCATCCGATTACAGGAGAATTTTCGTTCACTGTAGATGTTCCAGTATCTGAAACACCAGTTGAAAATGAAGATGAAGCCAATTCGCAGGATATAAATCAAGAAGAGACACCATTAGAAAATGTCGAAGATACAAAAACAAATGAACAAAGTCAATTACCTTCTTATCTCATTCCAGTAATCGTTATTGTCATAATTGCAATTATTGTGGGGATTTTCGTCGGGTTAAGGAGAAAAAAATAA